Proteins co-encoded in one Phycodurus eques isolate BA_2022a chromosome 14, UOR_Pequ_1.1, whole genome shotgun sequence genomic window:
- the si:dkey-13p1.4 gene encoding transmembrane protein 151B, protein MLSSDLDSAEDTEANALNDAEEEEQEADFPAASDVDEQRPVKQSLGACLCRESHWRCLLLSLLMYSCLGAVSWCQLSRVTKISFNSALTSTFTASFGSSPQRGPHSGGYSMIYHDSPCSDGYIYIPLAFLLMLYVLYMVECWHCRARSELQCKAEVDSVYERVACMRQAQPCVWWKAISYHFVRRTRQVTRYRNGDAYTTTQVYNERVNTHVAEGELDYSRCGMKDVSRDLRGLEEHPATRLQFTKCFSFTEAGPENDYLNQRARFFSEIEGLDDYMEAREGMQLKNVDFRDNLIAYVHPDKMPWYTSQVAFWLAALFMLSWPLRVLIEYRTAYVHYRIEKLFGVDYTCTSDSPLDEDRTVSCAIPRVDTLDSTELEWHIRCNRQVIPSYSEAMLINMSTGDSNSLHDIECTASSNCHLLDSSPTTQSYGALQCQSGREGGRRRMRRRTVTSSSCSSLFSFQGARFRSRLSSATSRFSLCRMYGSRRTVALWRSRSSNVTDPCCMDEQGGRSDSSQLTLSNSPPNYSDARFFPVLIVHGPDGCGSEDGRGGQQHCYIRRGSSCVETAL, encoded by the exons ATGCTCTCCTCCGACCTGGACTCTGCGGAAGACACCGAGGCCAACGCTCTCAATGAtgctgaggaagaggagcaggagGCGGACTTTCCAGCCGCGAGCGATGTGGATGAG CAGCGTCCAGTCAAGCAGTCTTTGGGTGCCTGCCTGTGCCGTGAATCTCACTGGCGCTGCCTGCTGCTCTCCCTGCTCATGTACAGCTGCCTGGGCGCAGTCAGCTGGTGCCAACTGAGCCGCGTCACCAAGATCAGCTTCAACTCGGCCCTCACCTCCACCTTCACGGCCTCCTTCGGCTCATCCCCGCAGAGGGGGCCACATTCCGGAGGTTACTCCATGATCTACCACGACAGCCCTTGCTCGGACGGCTACATATACATCCCCTTGGCTTTCCTCCTCATGCTCTACGTGTTGTATATGGTTGAGTGCTGGCATTGCCGGGCCCGCAGCGAGCTCCAGTGCAAAGCGGAAGTGGACAGCGTGTACGAACGCGTGGCGTGCATGCGGCAGGCTCAGCCCTGCGTATGGTGGAAGGCCATCAGCTACCACTTTGTGCGGCGGACGCGCCAAGTCACCCGCTACCGCAACGGGGACGCCTACACCACCACACAGGTGTACAACGAGAGGGTCAACACGCACGTGGCCGAGGGCGAGCTCGACTACAGCCGCTGCGGGATGAAGGACGTGTCACGTGACCTCAGAGGGTTGGAGGAACATCCGGCAACTCGCCTGCAGTTCACCAAATGTTTCAGTTTCACCGAGGCCGGCCCAGAGAACGATTACCTCAACCAGCGGGCCAGGTTCTTCTCGGAAATCGAAGGTTTGGATGATTACATGGAGGCCAGGGAGGGGATGCAGCTGAAAAATGTGGACTTCAGGGATAACCTGATCGCCTACGTGCACCCGGATAAAATGCCCTGGTACACCTCCCAGGTGGCCTTCTGGCTGGCTGCTCTCTTCATGCTCTCCTGGCCCCTGAGGGTGCTCATAGAGTACCGCACTGCATATGTGCACTATCGCATTGAGAAGCTGTTTGGGGTAGACTACACTTGTACTAGCGACTCCCCTCTGGATGAAGATCGGACTGTTAGTTGTGCTATTCCCAGAGTTGACACGCTGGACAGCACAGAGTTGGAGTGGCACATCCGCTGTAACCGCCAGGTGATTCCCAGCTACTCCGAAGCCATGCTGATCAACATGAGCACGGGCGACTCCAACTCCTTGCACGACATCGAATGCACCGCATCCTCAAACTGCCACCTCCTGGACAGCAGCCCCACCACTCAGAGCTACGGGGCCCTTCAGTGTCAGTCGGGGCGGGAAGGTGGGcgcaggaggatgaggaggaggaccgTCACCAGTTccagctgctcttctctcttctccttCCAAGGAGCGCGCTTCCGATCCCGTCTATCCTCGGCCACTTCCCGCTTCTCCCTGTGCCGCATGTACGGGTCACGTCGCACGGTGGCTCTGTGGAGGAGCCGCAGCAGCAACGTGACCGATCCCTGCTGCATGGACGAGCAGGGAGGGCGTTCGGACTCCAGCCAGCTGACCCTCAGCAACAGTCCGCCCAATTACAGCGACGCCAGGTTCTTTCCTGTGCTGATAGTGCACGGACCTGACGGATGCGGGAGCGAGGATGGCAGAGGGGGGCAGCAGCATTGCTACATACGAAGGGGCTCATCGTGTGTGGAGACAGCCCTGTGA